A segment of the Leptolyngbya sp. NIES-3755 genome:
TTACAACTGTTAAAGCAGATCAGATCTCATGAGGAATGGCAACATATCCCAGTTCTCCTAATTGCAGTACCCGATGAACTAGAGACTGTTGTTCAGGGAATTGCGATCGGAGCCACAGATTTCATCTCTAAACCCCTACAGCCCGTGATTCTCTACTCTAAAATTGCGACTCATTTAGAACATGAGCAGTTGCGCCAACAGGTAGAAACATTACAACTTGAGTTAGAGCAAATCAAGCGAGGGCAACAAGCCGCAGAGATGGTTCAAACACAGTATTTTCAGCAATTACAGTCTTTAGAGGAATTCCCGTCGCTAGAAACCTCTCCCCTCAAAGTCCTATTAGTCGAAGACAATGAATTGAACAGTGATATGCTCTCTCGTCGGTTGCAGCGTTATGGCTATGAAGTCGTGATCGCCAATGACGGTGCAGAGGGAGTCTCGAAAGCGATATCAGAACAGCCTCATCTCATTCTGATGGACATTAGTTTGCCGATTATGGATGGTTGGGAAGCAACCCAAAAACTAAAAGCCTATCCTGAAACTTGCCGCATTCCCGTGATCGCGCTAACGGCTCATGCAATGACGGGCGATCGAGAAAAAGCACTAGCAGCCGGATGCAATGACTACGACACCAAACCGATCGAGTTACCTCGCCTGCTCAGCAAGATTGAAGCCTGCTTGAAACGCTCCACTACGAACTCACGACAGACTGGCTCTCAATTCTCGTAAAGCTACTCCCGTCCCGCGTTCTGCTGCGGTTTGGAGACAACGATCGACGATCGCTTTAATATTCACATCAGGAAAAAACTGGCTCGTGTCTTGTAGGGTATATTCGCCATTTTCAAGCCAATGGATCAGAAACCGATTCTTCTTAAACAGCCACACCTCTGGCACTTGGTAAGGCAGATAGTCAGAGGCAGCGGTATAAGTCGTGACATCAATTTCGATGACTAGATCGGGTGGTGGATTGTTTTGCCAGTCGATGCGGTCTTTGCCCACGGCTGACTGCCAATTGTCGATGTAGAAGCAATAATCTGGCTCAATCCCTCCTTCTTCAGGCACATCCATTGTGATCGGCGTGAAAGCTTCGTAGTTGCGATCCTGGCTATCCAGTAGGGCTTTTACGACATCAGCCAGAATGTTAGCCTCCCGTCCATGTTGGAGCAGTGGACTCATTAGTAAGATTTCTCCGTTACGGTACTTAATTCGAGGAATCGAGCCATCTCCTCGACTGTCTCTGAGGGCACAGTAGTCTTGCCAAGAACCAGGCATCCGCACAACAGTCCCCGGTGGAAGCTGAATCTTGTCTCGTGAAATGACTGCATACATTTTGAGTCCCCCTCTTGCACACGAAGTACTCTCGCTCTTGCATTGTACAACTCACCTTTGAGGGGTCAAGCTCGGATTTCAATCTAGCGATCGTGGAACTGATTTCCTATGAGCAAGGCGCAGAGAACGGATTGAGTAGGCTGTGTGATGGCGCTTGGACGGGTTGCAACTAGCGTCACGGTTCCATTACGATCGCGTACCCAGCCTTGCGCTTCTACGATTTCTGTGGAGGCTTGAGCAGGGAGTGTTGAGGTTTGGGCGGAGGAGCGATCGTCGAGCCAAACTCGATCGCTCATCAACGGTTGTCTCGGATCTTCGGGCAATCCACCTCGCCCGGTGATCGCGAACGAATTGCCTTCATCGGCGGGACAGGTGGAGGCAATCAACCCACTCGTGTCTTGCAAATCCGTGGGTAACTGCACCAGTCCTTGTGCTGGGTCAACATCGGGCGTATTCAGGGTAATCGTGCCACTGACACCAAATTGAGAACTCGCGGTAATATCACTAAATGGGGTTTCTTGGAGGCGAGGCTCAATCCCGAAGAGTCCTTGGGTGGTGATGCGAACATTGCCCCCACGACCGGAAAAGGCATTGGCTGTAATGTTACTATCTTCTTGAGGGACAGCGACAATGAGCTTGCTATCGATCGTGATATTGCCACCATTCCCGCCTGCTTGAGCGGTACCTGCTGTAGAGGAAATACTGCTACCGTCACGCAGTACGAGCAAATTCGCATTTTGCAGAGTAATATCTCCGCCTCGACCCGATGCTGTCTCAGCAGTAAATTTTGCCCCCTGTCGCAAAAACACAGATTGAGTCTGCACCCTAATATTGCCAGCCACCCCCTGTCCAGAGTTATTTGAGGCTAACTGAGCCTGGTCGCGCAGTGAGAGCGTGTCTGCTACGATGTCGATATCACCACCATTACCAGTTC
Coding sequences within it:
- a CDS encoding hypothetical protein (similar to AA sequence:cyanobase_aa:glr3200), which codes for MYAVISRDKIQLPPGTVVRMPGSWQDYCALRDSRGDGSIPRIKYRNGEILLMSPLLQHGREANILADVVKALLDSQDRNYEAFTPITMDVPEEGGIEPDYCFYIDNWQSAVGKDRIDWQNNPPPDLVIEIDVTTYTAASDYLPYQVPEVWLFKKNRFLIHWLENGEYTLQDTSQFFPDVNIKAIVDRCLQTAAERGTGVALRELRASLS